From one Flavobacterium kingsejongi genomic stretch:
- a CDS encoding SRPBCC family protein, which produces MTLLTLQTHIRAPKEIIFDLSRNIDIHILSATQTGEQAISGTTSGLIGLGETVIWSGRHFGIIRYHTSHIPILDYPDYFVDVMTKGHFKSFRHEHRFHYDNGITLMTDTLYYEMPFGVFGALFDRLVLRKYLYGFLQKRNTVLKELAEKPNQ; this is translated from the coding sequence ATGACGCTACTCACACTACAAACGCATATCCGCGCCCCAAAAGAAATTATTTTTGATCTTTCCCGCAATATCGACATCCATATCCTATCTGCCACTCAAACCGGTGAACAGGCTATTTCGGGTACGACTTCGGGGCTTATCGGGCTTGGAGAAACGGTAATCTGGAGCGGCCGGCATTTTGGAATTATCCGCTATCACACCAGCCATATTCCGATACTCGATTATCCGGACTACTTTGTCGATGTCATGACCAAAGGCCATTTTAAATCCTTCCGGCACGAACATCGTTTCCACTATGACAACGGTATCACACTGATGACCGACACCCTGTATTATGAAATGCCTTTTGGGGTATTCGGTGCGCTATTCGATCGGTTAGTGCTTCGGAAATACCTTTATGGATTTCTTCAAAAGCGCAATACGGTTTTAAAAGAATTAGCTGAAAAGCCAAACCAGTAG
- a CDS encoding TIGR01777 family oxidoreductase: MKKLIIAAGTGFLGQVLVAHFKSQFDTVTILTRNPIPNQENVHFVYWDAKTLTGWEKELENATVLINLAGKSVDCRYTESNKKEILASRIDSTAVLNQAVLQCQHPPLHWLNSSTATIYRHATDREMDEERGEIGDDFSMNVAKAWEKSFFTVETPKTIKTALRTSIVLGKNGGAYLPLKNLTKLGFGGKQGDGKQFVSWIHEHDFARAIAYIIENQISGVVNVVSPKPIRNSNFMKKLRHSLSVKTGIPIGAPLLRFGAALIGTETELVLKSRNVIPKRLLENGFEFQFGTLETALKNL, from the coding sequence ATGAAAAAATTAATCATTGCTGCCGGCACCGGATTCCTGGGACAGGTATTGGTTGCTCATTTTAAAAGCCAATTTGATACCGTAACCATCCTTACCCGAAACCCGATTCCCAATCAGGAGAATGTTCATTTTGTATACTGGGACGCCAAAACATTAACGGGTTGGGAAAAAGAACTCGAAAATGCAACGGTACTCATCAACCTCGCCGGAAAATCTGTCGATTGCCGTTATACGGAATCCAATAAAAAAGAAATCCTTGCCTCCCGTATCGACAGTACTGCTGTTTTGAACCAGGCAGTATTACAATGCCAGCATCCACCACTGCACTGGCTGAATTCTTCTACTGCTACAATTTACCGACATGCTACTGATCGGGAGATGGATGAAGAACGCGGTGAGATAGGTGATGATTTTTCTATGAATGTGGCGAAAGCCTGGGAAAAAAGCTTTTTTACAGTTGAAACACCTAAAACAATCAAGACTGCGCTGCGCACTTCTATCGTATTAGGAAAAAATGGAGGAGCCTATCTGCCCCTTAAAAACTTAACCAAACTGGGATTTGGAGGCAAACAAGGTGATGGTAAACAATTTGTCAGCTGGATTCATGAGCATGATTTTGCCAGGGCTATAGCATATATTATCGAAAACCAAATCAGTGGTGTGGTCAATGTAGTTTCTCCTAAACCAATCCGAAACAGTAACTTCATGAAAAAATTGCGCCATAGCCTTTCCGTGAAAACAGGTATCCCCATTGGAGCACCATTGCTGCGTTTTGGCGCAGCGTTAATTGGCACGGAGACCGAGCTGGTATTAAAAAGCAGGAATGTGATTCCCAAACGTTTGCTGGAAAATGGTTTTGAATTTCAATTTGGCACATTGGAAACTGCTCTAAAAAACTTATAA
- a CDS encoding DCC1-like thiol-disulfide oxidoreductase family protein, whose product MKTLHNQILLYDEDCPLCKAYTSGFVQAGMLDHNGKKPFTAMSAEEQQFVDCNRAINEIALVDTENKTVRYGIDSLLHIIGYSFPLLQRIGNIKPIHYLLQKIYSFISYNRKVIIPGQATTEKTLQCIPAFNYKYRYFYILFAVLCTAVTLFSFSNNLTVLPKSNFGRELFLAFGQLCFQAIFLLKFDFKTITTYFGNLMTVSVMGSLLLLPLLLLHMLMIVPQSILLGWFGITVILMFTEHYRRIQLLGLPHYLCYTWIAYRIIALLIILNL is encoded by the coding sequence ATGAAAACACTCCACAACCAAATCTTACTGTACGATGAAGACTGCCCGCTCTGCAAAGCCTACACTTCTGGTTTTGTGCAAGCAGGAATGCTGGATCACAATGGTAAAAAACCTTTTACAGCGATGAGTGCTGAAGAACAGCAATTTGTTGATTGTAATCGTGCCATTAATGAAATTGCACTGGTAGATACTGAAAATAAAACCGTGCGTTATGGCATTGACAGCCTTTTACACATCATCGGTTATTCCTTTCCCCTGCTGCAAAGGATAGGAAATATAAAACCCATTCACTATCTGCTGCAAAAAATCTATTCTTTTATTTCCTACAACCGGAAAGTAATTATTCCAGGTCAGGCAACAACCGAAAAGACCTTACAATGCATCCCGGCTTTCAATTACAAATACCGCTATTTTTATATTCTTTTTGCAGTACTATGTACAGCTGTTACCCTATTTTCTTTTTCCAATAATCTTACGGTACTTCCAAAAAGTAATTTCGGCAGGGAATTGTTTTTAGCTTTTGGACAATTATGTTTTCAGGCTATTTTCCTTTTAAAATTTGATTTTAAAACCATCACTACCTATTTTGGTAACCTGATGACTGTTTCGGTGATGGGTTCTTTGTTGCTCCTTCCACTATTGCTGTTGCACATGCTTATGATAGTACCTCAGTCCATATTACTGGGATGGTTCGGCATTACTGTCATCCTGATGTTCACGGAACACTATCGCAGGATACAATTATTGGGACTTCCACATTATCTCTGCTATACCTGGATAGCCTATAGGATTATTGCACTTCTTATCATTTTAAATCTATAA
- a CDS encoding GbsR/MarR family transcriptional regulator, which yields MEFKEAKNKFIQSWGALGSQWGINKTMAQIHALLMIAPEPLSMEDIMAELLISRGNASMNLRALMDWGIVYKEYKSGERKEFFTAEKNLDELAVKIAQERSKREIKPALKVLKDVSSIDASKSIETRHFVEQTGKLYDFVLKADNMLDKVTEFKDNWLGRLVLKIMK from the coding sequence ATGGAATTCAAAGAAGCTAAAAATAAATTCATTCAAAGTTGGGGCGCTTTAGGCTCTCAATGGGGTATCAATAAGACGATGGCACAAATTCATGCCTTATTGATGATTGCTCCAGAACCTCTTTCTATGGAAGATATTATGGCGGAATTATTAATTTCCCGTGGTAATGCCAGTATGAATCTACGGGCGCTAATGGACTGGGGCATTGTCTACAAGGAATACAAATCCGGAGAACGTAAAGAATTTTTCACTGCAGAAAAAAACCTGGATGAACTGGCTGTAAAAATTGCCCAGGAAAGAAGCAAGCGTGAAATCAAACCTGCACTTAAAGTCTTAAAAGATGTTTCTTCTATTGATGCCAGTAAGTCAATCGAAACCCGTCATTTTGTAGAACAGACAGGCAAATTGTATGATTTTGTATTGAAAGCTGATAACATGCTGGATAAAGTAACAGAATTCAAAGACAACTGGTTAGGGCGCCTTGTTCTAAAAATCATGAAATAA